A region from the Triticum aestivum cultivar Chinese Spring chromosome 3D, IWGSC CS RefSeq v2.1, whole genome shotgun sequence genome encodes:
- the LOC123078213 gene encoding coatomer subunit beta-2 produces MDKPSTLLVHFDKGSAAMANEIKADLEGSDVAAKVEAMKRAVMLLLNGETLPTLFITIVRYVLPSEDHTIQKLLLLYLEIIDKRDAAGRVLPEMILICQNLRNNLQHPNEYIRGVTLRFLCRLSEPEVLEPLVPSILENLEHRHHFIRRHALSAISAIYRLPQGDQLIPDAPELVERALASEQDASARRNAFVMLCLCGTERAVAYLLSNAERVMEWPDLLQMAAVDLIRKVCRPPNRADKGRYIKIIFSLRSSPSTAVLYECAGAIVSLSSAPTAVRAAAETYCQLLSSQSDNNVRLILLDRLNELHTSHRDVMVDVVMDVLRALASPNLDVKRKVLDLVLDLLTLRNVEEVVLYLKKEVVKTQSGELEKGGEYRQMLVEAIHACAVEYPEVAGSVVHLLMDFLGDTNVAAAVDVVLFVREIIETNPKLCVSMIQRLSDTFYQIRASRVCSIALWILGEYSLSLSEVESAIATIKQCLGDLPFFTISEEGESADSSKPAQPVVNSVTVSSRRPVVLADGTYATQSAATEAISTPSVTPGSLASTLNLRSLILSGDFFLAAVVAYTLTKLVLRLEEVQPSKVEANKACTGALLVMTSILQLGLSSYLPQPIDNDSYDRIVLCVRLLCNTGDDVRRIWLQSCRQSFAKMLAEKQFRETEEMRAKAQISHAQPDDLIDFYHLKSRKGMSQLELEDEVQDDLKAATGGFTKETDDANRLNRILQLTGFSDPVYAEAFVTVHHYDIVLDVTVVNRTKETLQNLCLELATMGDLKLVDRPQNYTLAPESSKQVRANIKVSSTETGVIFGNIVYETSNVMERSVVVLNDIHIDIMDYISPATCADVTFRNMWAEFEWENKVAVNTVIQDEKKFLNHVIKSTNMKCLTPPSALDGECGYIAANLYAKSVFGEDALVNISIEKQVDGKLSGYIRIRSKTQGIALSLGDKITLKQKGGS; encoded by the exons ATGGACAAGCCGTCCACGCTGCTTGTCCACTTCGACAAGGGCTCCGCCGCCATGGCGAACGAGATCAAGGCGGATCTGGAGGGCAGCGACGTCGCCGCTAAGGTCGAGGCCATGAAGCGCGCCGTCATGCTCCTCCTCAATGGCGAGACACTGCCGACGCTCTTCATCACCATCGTCCGCTACGTCCTCCCTTCCGAGGATCACACCATTCAGAAGCTGCTGCTCCTCTACCTCGAGATCATTGACAAGCGCGACGCCGCCGGCCGCGTTCTCCCGGAGATGATCCTCATCTGCCAGAACCTCCGCAACAACCTGCAGCACCCCAACGAGTACATCCGCGGCGTCACGCTGCGGTTCCTCTGCCGCCTCTCCGAGCCGGAGGTGCTTGAGCCGCTCGTTCCTTCCATTCTCGAGAATCTCGAGCACCGCCACCACTTCATCCGCCGCCACGCGCTCTCCGCCATCTCGGCTATCTACCGCCTCCCGCAAGGCGATCAGCTCATTCCGGACGCACCCGAGCTCGTCGAGCGCGCACTCGCGTCAGAGCAGGACGCCTCCGCCCGGCGAAACGCGTTCGTCATGCTCTGCCTCTGTGGGACGGAACGTGCTGTGGCTTACCTGCTCTCCAACGCCGAGCGTGTCATGGAGTGGCCCGATCTCCTCCAGATGGCCGCAGTAGATCTCATCCGCAAGGTCTGCCGCCCTCCAAACCGTGCCGACAAGGGCAGGTATATCAAGATCATTTTCTCCCTCCGTTCCTCTCCAAGCACCGCGGTTCTGTATGAGTGCGCGGGTGCTATCGTGTCTCTCTCCTCGGCTCCCACTGCAGTGCGAGCTGCCGCCGAAACATACTGCCAGCTCCTCTCATCGCAGAGTGACAACAATGTCAGGCTCATTCTCCTGGACCGTCTGAATGAGCTGCACACGTCACACCGGGATGTGATGGTGGATGTAGTAATGGATGTGCTGCGTGCACTTGCCAGCCCGAATTTGGATGTGAAGAGGAAGGTGCTGGATTTGGTGCTCGATCTGCTCACTCTTCGTAATGTGGAGGAGGTGGTGCTTTATCTCAAGAAGGAGGTGGTCAAGACACAATCAGGGGAGCTTGAGAAGGGTGGTGAGTACCGTCAGATGCTGGTGGAAGCGATTCATGCATGTGCTGTGGAATACCCAGAGGTGGCTGGATCGGTGGTGCACCTTCTCATGGACTTCCTTGGTGACACTAATGTCGCTGCGGCAGTTGATGTTGTGTTATTTGTGCGTGAGATCATTGAGACTAATCCCAAGCTGTGTGTGTCCATGATACAGAGGCTGAGTGATACCTTCTACCAGATCCGGGCATCCCGTGTCTGCTCAATCGCTCTCTGGATCCTTGGTGAGTACTCCCTATCTTTATCAGAGGTCGAAAGCGCCATTGCCACTATCAAGCAGTGCCTTGGGGATCTACCATTCTTCACTATCTCAGAGGAAGGGGAGTCAGCTGATTCCTCCAAGCCAGCCCAGCCGGTGGTGAACTCTGTCACTGTGTCTTCCAGGCGGCCTGTTGTTCTTGCAGATGGCACTTATGCCACACAGAGTGCTGCTACCGAGGCCATTTCGACTCCATCAGTTACTCCTGGATCATTAGCATCGACCCTAAATCTCAGATCACTCATTCTGTCAGGCGATTTTTTCTTAGCTGCAGTTGTGGCATATACCCTTACCAAACTGGTACTAAGGCTGGAGGAGGTGCAGCCATCGAAGGTTGAAGCAAACAAGGCCTGTACTGGGGCCTTGCTGGTCATGACGTCTATTCTGCAGCTGGGACTATCCTCCTACCTTCCCCAACCGATTGATAATGATTCATATGACAGGATTGTGCTTTGTGTGAGGTTGCTTTGCAATACTGGTGATGATGTGAGGAGGATTTGGTTGCAATCATGTAGACAGAGTTTTGCGAAGATGCTTGCTGAGAAGCAATTCAGGGAGACAGAGGAGATGAGGGCCAAGGCACAGATCTCTCATGCCCAGCCAGATGATCTTATTGACTTCTACCACCTCAAGAGCAGAAAG GGCATGAGCCAGCTTGAGTTGGAGGACGAGGTCCAAGATGATTTGAAGGCTGCAACTGGTGGATTCACCAAGGAAACAGATGATGCAAATAGACTTAATCGCATTCTTCAGTTGACTGGGTTCAGTGATCCTGTATATGCTGAAGCATTTGTGACAGTTCATCATTATGATATTGTACTTGACGTTACTGTCGTTAACCGCACAAAGGAGACACTTCAGAACCTGTGTTTGGAACTAGCTACCATGGGAGACCTCAAACTTGTTGACCGTCCTCAGAACTATACTTTGGCTCCTGAGTCAAGCAAGCAAGTACGTGCCAATATCAAGGTTTCTTCAACAGAAACTGGAGTCATATTTGGGAACATTGTTTATGAGACATCCAATGTGATGGAACGATCAGTGGTTGTCCTAAATGATATTCACATTGACATCATGGATTACATCTCACCTGCTACGTGCGCAGATGTTACTTTCCGGAACATGTGGGCAGAATTTGAGTGGGAAAACAAG GTTGCAGTGAATACtgtaattcaagatgagaagaaatttttGAATCATGTTATCAAGTCAACAAATATGAAGTGTCTAACACCACC GTCTGCGCTTGACGGGGAATGCGGTTACATTGCTGCTAATCTTTATGCCAAGAGTGTGTTCGGAGAAGATGCTTTGGTGAACATCAGCATTGAGAAGCAAGTCGATGGCAAGCTTAGTGGTTACATCAGAATAAGGAGCAAGACACAAGGAATCGCGCTCAGCTTGGGAGATAAGATTACCCTCAAGCAGAAGGGAGGCAGTTAA